The DNA sequence TAAAGAATTGAAACCAACTGATGGTGAAATTTTTGTTGGTGGTGTAAACATAAATGAAATCGATTACAATGATTTTCATTCAAAAGTTAGTCAAGTTTTCCAAAAACCTCTTATTTTTAGTGGTACTATCAAAGAAAATATTGAATTTTCAACACATAATTATGCTAAAGATGCAGTAGAAAAAGCTTCAAAAGTAGCTTGTTTAGATTTTGTTAATGAATATGACAAAAAATTTGATCAACTAATCGGCCAAAGGGGAATTAATTTAAGTGGTGGGCAAAAACAAAGAATAGCAATAGCACAAGCTATCTTAAAAAACCCACAAATACTAGTTTTAGATGACACAACAAGTGCTTTGGATAACAAAACTGATTTGTTAGTTAGAAAGAATTTATCAAATAGTTTAATTAACACAACAGTTTTTATAATTTCACAAAAAATTAATTCAGTTTCAAATGCCGACACTATTATTGTGTTAGATGCAGGAAAAATTATTGATCAAGGAACTCACAGTGAATTATTAGCTAGATGTCAAATTTATAAAGATTTTGCATCTGTACAAAAGGAGAATTATGAAAAGCAATAGTTCATTTAAGACCTTTTTAAGAATGCTGTATGCTGCCAAAGTCAAACCGAAAGCATGAGCTACTTTCATAACTTTTGCATTTGTCAAAGCCTTTAGTTGAAGTGCCATTGGTTTTGGTACAGGATGAATTTTAGATAAATTTTTTGCAAAAGAAAATTTAGAAAATTTCAATTTGACAATCTTTTTGATTGTTTTGATTGCATTCTTACTAATGTATGTAATTCATAGAGCTTTTGTTGGTTTAACAACTTACTTTATGACCAAAATAACAACACGATTTGAACGCGAAATGAGAAGTAATTTATACAAACACATCCAAGAAATGAGTTTTTTCAATTTCGAAACAGAAAAAACTGGTGATTTTATGGCTGTTGTTACAGAAGATACAGTTTCAGCTTTTTCAAGCATGAATAGTGTATTGCTAAGTTTATGTGATTTTGTTTTCGATATTGTGCTTTCAACATTTTGAATGATGTTATTGGCACCAATTTTAGGATTAATTACTTACTTAATAATCCCACCAATTTCAATTCTTTTTATCATTTTGGTTTCAAAAAGTAGAAAACAATGAAAAAAATCAAGAGATGCTTTTGGCGCATTAAACGCTTATTTAGAGGAAACGTTAGATATTCTTCCACTTGTAAGAGTTCATAGACAATGAGATAAAATTGAAAAGAAATTTGATGAACACAATAACTACCATAGAAAAGTAACTAAAAAAGCTTTTACATATCAAACAATTGCTTACCCAACCTATTCAGCGTTAAAAGTTATAGCTGAATTGATAATCATAATCATTGGAATTACTTTTATAGTTAAATCATATCCTTCATATGGAATTTATGGGGTTTATACTGTGGGAGTTGTGACTTCTTTTAATGTTTATGGAAAAACTTTTACAAACAGTATTTCTAACTTATTAAATATATCTGCTGAATTACAACAAGGTATTTCAAGTTGAGATAGAATTGAAAACCTTCTTAAAATTTCGAATGACAAAGAAGATAGAATTAAACCTAATTTTAAATTCAAAGAAGGAAAAGTAGAATTCAAATCTGTTAATTTTTCTTATCCGTCAAACCCAAATGTTAAAGTGTTAAAAAACATTAATTTCACTATAAAACCAGGTGAATCACTAGCATTAGTAGGTCATACTGGATGTGGAAAAACAACAATTAGTAAAATTTTAATGAAATTTTATGAAACTAATGATGGACAAGTGCTTATAGATGGACAAAATGCAATTGAACATAATGCAAAAAGTTGAAGAGAAAATATAGCCCTTATTTCTCAAGATGTTATGCTTTTCGAAGATACTTTAATGAATAATATAAAAAGTGCTAATAAGAAAATTTCAGAGGAAAAAGTTGTTGAAATTTGTAAAGAAATTGGTCTTGATGAATATGTTCAAACACTAAAAGAAAAATATAATACAAAGCTAAGCCACAACGCAGAAGAATTATCACAAGGCCAAAGACAGTTAGTTTCTATAGCAAGAGCGTTAGCTTCAGAGAAAAAATTAATTATTATGGATGAAGCAACAAGCAACATTGACAGTATTACTGAACAAAAAATCCAAAATTGTATTAAATTAATGATGAAAGATAAAACGATGTTGATAATTGCTCATAGATTATCCACAATTAAAAAAGCAACAAATATTTTAGTGATGGATCACGGTGTAATTCTTGAAAGTGGTAGCCACAAAGAATTGCTTTCTAAAAATGGTATCTATGCTAATTTGTACAATGAAGGATT is a window from the Mycoplasma anserisalpingitidis genome containing:
- a CDS encoding ABC transporter ATP-binding protein, whose amino-acid sequence is MKSNSSFKTFLRMLYAAKVKPKAWATFITFAFVKAFSWSAIGFGTGWILDKFFAKENLENFNLTIFLIVLIAFLLMYVIHRAFVGLTTYFMTKITTRFEREMRSNLYKHIQEMSFFNFETEKTGDFMAVVTEDTVSAFSSMNSVLLSLCDFVFDIVLSTFWMMLLAPILGLITYLIIPPISILFIILVSKSRKQWKKSRDAFGALNAYLEETLDILPLVRVHRQWDKIEKKFDEHNNYHRKVTKKAFTYQTIAYPTYSALKVIAELIIIIIGITFIVKSYPSYGIYGVYTVGVVTSFNVYGKTFTNSISNLLNISAELQQGISSWDRIENLLKISNDKEDRIKPNFKFKEGKVEFKSVNFSYPSNPNVKVLKNINFTIKPGESLALVGHTGCGKTTISKILMKFYETNDGQVLIDGQNAIEHNAKSWRENIALISQDVMLFEDTLMNNIKSANKKISEEKVVEICKEIGLDEYVQTLKEKYNTKLSHNAEELSQGQRQLVSIARALASEKKLIIMDEATSNIDSITEQKIQNCIKLMMKDKTMLIIAHRLSTIKKATNILVMDHGVILESGSHKELLSKNGIYANLYNEGFKDIE